The Lysobacter capsici genome has a segment encoding these proteins:
- a CDS encoding cytochrome c codes for MSRRRWKRSLLRLLFWLALIALVWLLVDWLVARWYHRGPAVQVQTTPAQIERGQYLTAAADCAACHTADDGAPFAGGVPLASPFGVIHGTNITPDAETGIGRYSADDFFHAITRGEARDGHQLYPAMPYVSYKTITREDSDAIYAYLMTRPAVKQENRKNGVGFPFNIRTGIHAWNWLFAGADARPASQGQSAAWKRGEYLAETLGHCGECHSPRGVLGQVDRDRPLAGNNALGRFAAPALTPQALAARGWDRAGLRAYLATGIGPHAVASDEMLKVVNLSSSRLRGDDLDALAVYLTGDTPAAAAAVAKPAAGDDASPARQRYYALCAGCHGRDGAGVPHVAPALLGNSGLRDADPHNLIVAILDGLPEHDLPGLERMQDMPGFGDQLDDAQVAELAQWLRGRYGGQTGAVDAKQVRALRESGGKAH; via the coding sequence ATGAGCCGACGCCGCTGGAAACGTTCGCTGCTGCGCCTGCTGTTCTGGCTGGCGCTGATCGCGCTGGTGTGGCTGCTGGTCGATTGGCTGGTCGCGCGCTGGTACCACCGCGGCCCGGCCGTGCAAGTGCAAACCACGCCCGCCCAGATCGAACGCGGCCAATACCTGACGGCCGCGGCCGACTGCGCCGCCTGCCATACCGCCGACGATGGCGCGCCGTTCGCCGGCGGCGTGCCGCTGGCCTCGCCGTTCGGCGTCATCCACGGCACCAACATCACCCCCGACGCCGAAACCGGCATCGGCCGCTACAGCGCCGACGACTTCTTCCACGCGATCACCCGCGGCGAAGCGCGCGACGGCCATCAGCTGTATCCGGCGATGCCGTACGTGTCGTACAAGACGATTACCCGCGAAGACAGCGACGCGATCTACGCCTATCTGATGACGCGCCCGGCGGTGAAGCAGGAAAACCGCAAGAACGGCGTGGGCTTCCCGTTCAATATCCGCACCGGCATTCATGCCTGGAACTGGTTGTTCGCGGGGGCCGATGCGCGACCGGCATCGCAAGGGCAATCTGCCGCATGGAAACGCGGCGAATACCTGGCCGAAACGCTCGGCCACTGCGGCGAATGCCACAGCCCGCGCGGCGTGCTCGGGCAGGTCGATCGCGATCGTCCGCTGGCCGGCAATAACGCGCTGGGCCGTTTCGCCGCGCCCGCGCTGACGCCGCAAGCGTTGGCCGCGCGCGGCTGGGATCGCGCCGGCCTGCGCGCTTATCTGGCCACCGGCATCGGCCCGCATGCGGTGGCCTCGGACGAAATGCTCAAAGTGGTGAATCTGTCGAGCAGCCGGCTGCGCGGCGACGATCTCGATGCGCTGGCGGTTTACCTCACCGGCGACACGCCAGCGGCGGCCGCGGCCGTTGCGAAACCCGCGGCCGGCGACGACGCCTCGCCGGCGCGGCAACGCTATTACGCGTTGTGCGCCGGCTGCCACGGCCGCGACGGCGCCGGGGTGCCGCATGTGGCGCCGGCGCTGCTCGGCAACAGCGGCCTGCGCGACGCCGATCCGCACAATCTGATCGTCGCGATCCTCGACGGCCTGCCCGAACACGATCTGCCCGGCCTGGAACGCATGCAGGACATGCCGGGTTTCGGCGACCAACTCGACGATGCCCAGGTCGCCGAACTGGCGCAGTGGTTGCGCGGTCGTTACGGCGGGCAGACCGGCGCGGTGGATGCGAAACAGGTGCGCGCTCTGCGCGAGTCGGGCGGCAAGGCGCACTGA
- a CDS encoding (2Fe-2S)-binding protein gives MSSPSIRTRPLTLHINGRAQAPVEVPEDMMLVDVLHEYLGLTGTRFGCGQGVCRACTVIVDDEHGPREVRSCITGAHYFNGKRIRTVEGHAKRDDSGKIVELSPVQQAFLDHFSFQCGYCTPGFVNATTVLLERLAKQPIASAQVEDTITEALNPHLCRCTGYVRYYQAVKQLVLETPGLVSDRATKRNDAEKAP, from the coding sequence ATGAGCAGCCCGAGCATCCGCACCCGTCCGCTGACCTTGCACATCAACGGCCGCGCGCAGGCGCCGGTCGAGGTGCCCGAGGACATGATGCTGGTCGACGTGCTGCACGAATACCTGGGCCTGACCGGCACCCGCTTCGGCTGCGGCCAGGGCGTATGCCGCGCCTGCACGGTGATCGTCGACGACGAACACGGCCCGCGCGAGGTGCGCAGTTGCATCACCGGCGCGCATTACTTCAACGGCAAGCGCATCCGTACCGTCGAAGGCCATGCCAAGCGCGACGACAGCGGCAAGATCGTCGAACTGTCGCCGGTGCAGCAGGCGTTTCTGGATCATTTCAGTTTCCAGTGCGGCTACTGCACGCCGGGGTTCGTCAATGCGACGACGGTGTTGCTGGAACGCCTGGCCAAGCAGCCGATCGCGAGCGCGCAGGTCGAGGACACGATCACCGAGGCGCTCAATCCGCATTTGTGCCGCTGCACCGGATACGTGCGCTATTACCAGGCGGTGAAACAGCTGGTGCTGGAAACGCCGGGATTGGTCAGCGATCGCGCGACCAAGCGCAATGACGCGGAGAAGGCGCCATGA
- a CDS encoding xanthine dehydrogenase family protein molybdopterin-binding subunit, which produces MPARLSRRDFLKCSVVAGITVYVAAPGNAALAALFEKERLRPMPWDPATGRIRYRTDATAKVTGEKLFSYDMRAHDLPGWPREQAHAMLLRLTQADRVYQGFDLSSLPADLQPDRTVTAADLARDGVAFPPFYGEDLLLPEGKTPAYLGQAVALLIWNDFARFRAAKSRLKFRDELIRWGAQTGPVERDPWATFRYVRVGGASAFDDDAYSSYKDTVLFPSGYKKHNPQWVTGDAGGKLDAQGIAHADAMAAELDRPGDGKLVFEREYFSQSIDTAAMELDNGNGWFDAATGTLHLVSATQSPNEIAEDGPRMLAATKFGVKRLVLHPCYTVGYGSKDHNAFPFVVLMAALYGGGRPVRLANDRYEQFQSSLKRHSFRMHYRLKLDRASGRFEVLQGRMLGDGGGRMNFSPSVCLVAATAAQSIYYFPRSDLSSTVIASRALDAGSARGYGTLQSMGATEMLIDEIAAELKLDPIELRLRNVFATGMKNTQGAIPAGLQRADEVLKKSREHPLWTQRAKRKAEYDAAHPGKRYGVGFGCVQKDYGTGGESAFAEVALSRDGRIALRHTGIEMGTGMATSQAAVCAQWLGRPADEVLTGETQWPELPMVATDDPWLMSQATQDAHVGNPRWTPNYASPSSASNSSYFFSHASREAARLLFTQGLWPAAQALWSQGFGGGQLAPLVARREDARWVEGKLSAAGLQPLSLRQLAAKAYELGLATGAVVHYFNRWQWTEAEFPLRDDPRLPLDGLALRWGDGSADGLGTPTANGYRIVERTRVFYPPVQRNNAGVVYYSAIGTIAEVAVDIATGHVDLLNHHSILECGNQIVPELVSSQLQGGVAMGIGHALHEFLPLYEGGPGDGTWNFNRYTLPRARDVAVWRQTGEVLPPLSPTDAPKGMAEVVMIPIVPAIANAIAHATGLRLRELPITADKILAAHARAEASKTQPPHATSMTETDQEARA; this is translated from the coding sequence ATGCCAGCCCGCTTGAGCCGTCGCGACTTCCTCAAATGCAGCGTGGTCGCCGGCATTACGGTCTACGTCGCCGCCCCCGGCAACGCCGCGCTCGCGGCCTTGTTCGAAAAAGAACGCCTGCGGCCGATGCCCTGGGACCCGGCCACCGGCCGCATCCGCTACCGCACCGACGCCACCGCCAAGGTCACCGGCGAAAAACTCTTCAGCTACGACATGCGCGCGCACGACCTGCCCGGTTGGCCGCGCGAACAGGCCCACGCGATGCTGCTGCGCCTGACCCAGGCCGACCGGGTCTACCAGGGCTTCGACCTGTCCTCGCTGCCGGCCGACCTGCAACCCGACCGCACCGTCACCGCCGCCGACCTGGCCCGCGACGGGGTCGCGTTTCCGCCCTTCTACGGCGAGGACCTGCTGCTGCCCGAAGGCAAGACCCCGGCCTACCTCGGCCAGGCGGTGGCGCTGCTGATCTGGAACGATTTCGCCCGCTTCCGCGCGGCCAAGAGCCGGCTCAAGTTCCGCGACGAACTGATCCGCTGGGGCGCGCAGACCGGGCCGGTCGAACGCGATCCGTGGGCGACGTTCCGCTACGTGCGGGTCGGCGGCGCCAGCGCGTTCGACGACGACGCGTACTCGAGCTACAAGGACACGGTGCTGTTCCCCAGCGGCTACAAGAAGCACAACCCGCAGTGGGTCACCGGCGATGCCGGCGGCAAGCTCGACGCGCAGGGCATCGCCCACGCGGATGCGATGGCGGCCGAACTCGATCGCCCCGGCGACGGCAAGCTGGTGTTCGAACGCGAGTATTTTTCGCAATCGATCGACACCGCGGCGATGGAGCTGGACAACGGCAACGGTTGGTTCGATGCCGCCACCGGCACCCTGCACCTGGTCAGCGCGACCCAGTCGCCGAACGAGATCGCCGAGGACGGCCCGCGCATGCTCGCGGCCACCAAGTTCGGCGTGAAACGGCTGGTGCTGCATCCGTGCTACACGGTCGGCTACGGCTCCAAGGACCACAACGCGTTTCCGTTCGTGGTGCTGATGGCGGCGTTGTACGGCGGCGGCCGGCCGGTGCGGCTGGCTAACGATCGTTACGAGCAGTTCCAGTCCAGCCTCAAGCGCCACAGCTTCCGCATGCACTATCGGCTCAAGCTCGATCGCGCCAGCGGCCGCTTCGAAGTGTTGCAGGGACGCATGCTCGGCGACGGCGGCGGGCGGATGAATTTCTCGCCGTCGGTGTGTCTGGTCGCGGCGACCGCGGCGCAGTCGATCTATTACTTCCCGCGCAGCGATCTGAGCAGCACCGTGATCGCCTCGCGCGCGCTCGACGCCGGTTCCGCGCGCGGCTACGGCACCTTGCAGAGCATGGGCGCGACCGAGATGCTGATCGACGAGATCGCCGCCGAACTCAAGCTCGACCCGATCGAACTGCGCCTGCGCAACGTGTTCGCGACCGGGATGAAGAACACCCAGGGCGCGATTCCGGCCGGCCTGCAGCGCGCCGACGAAGTGCTGAAGAAATCGCGCGAGCATCCGCTGTGGACGCAGCGCGCGAAGCGCAAGGCCGAGTACGACGCCGCGCATCCGGGCAAGCGCTACGGCGTGGGCTTCGGTTGCGTGCAGAAGGATTACGGCACCGGCGGCGAGTCCGCCTTCGCCGAAGTCGCGCTCAGCCGCGACGGCCGCATCGCGCTGCGCCACACCGGCATCGAGATGGGCACCGGCATGGCCACCAGTCAGGCGGCGGTGTGCGCGCAATGGCTCGGCCGCCCGGCCGACGAGGTACTGACCGGCGAAACCCAATGGCCGGAATTGCCGATGGTCGCCACCGACGACCCGTGGCTGATGTCGCAGGCCACCCAGGACGCGCACGTCGGCAATCCGCGCTGGACGCCGAACTACGCCAGCCCGAGCAGCGCCAGCAATTCGTCTTATTTCTTCAGCCACGCCAGCCGCGAAGCCGCGCGCCTGCTGTTCACCCAGGGCCTGTGGCCGGCCGCGCAGGCGCTATGGAGCCAGGGTTTCGGCGGCGGCCAGTTGGCGCCGCTGGTGGCGCGGCGCGAGGACGCGCGCTGGGTCGAAGGCAAGCTCAGCGCGGCCGGATTGCAGCCCTTGAGCCTGCGGCAACTCGCGGCGAAAGCCTACGAACTGGGCCTGGCCACCGGCGCGGTGGTGCATTACTTCAATCGCTGGCAGTGGACCGAAGCCGAGTTCCCGTTGCGCGACGATCCGCGCCTGCCGCTCGACGGCCTCGCCCTGCGCTGGGGCGACGGCAGCGCCGACGGGCTGGGCACGCCGACCGCGAACGGTTACCGCATCGTCGAACGCACGCGGGTGTTCTATCCGCCGGTGCAGCGCAACAACGCCGGTGTCGTCTACTACAGCGCGATCGGCACCATCGCCGAGGTCGCGGTCGACATCGCCACGGGGCATGTCGACTTGCTCAATCATCATTCGATTCTCGAATGCGGCAACCAGATCGTGCCCGAACTGGTGTCGAGCCAGCTGCAGGGCGGCGTGGCCATGGGCATCGGCCACGCGCTGCACGAATTCCTGCCGCTGTACGAAGGCGGTCCCGGCGACGGCACCTGGAATTTCAACCGCTACACCCTGCCGCGCGCGCGCGACGTCGCGGTGTGGCGCCAGACCGGCGAGGTGCTGCCGCCGCTGTCGCCGACCGATGCGCCCAAGGGCATGGCCGAAGTGGTGATGATCCCGATCGTGCCGGCGATCGCCAACGCGATCGCGCACGCGACCGGGCTGCGCCTGCGCGAACTGCCGATCACCGCGGACAAGATCCTCGCCGCCCATGCGCGGGCCGAAGCCTCGAAAACACAGCCGCCGCACGCCACGTCCATGACCGAAACCGACCAGGAGGCGCGCGCATGA
- a CDS encoding alpha/beta fold hydrolase, producing MRCLVLPGMDGIGALLDDFIAAMAPRFDAEVIAYPRDRALGYAELTAFVHPRLPTDRPYLLLGESFSGLVAIALAAQRPPNLAGLALCASFARSPRPPWSPWFAARLPRWATTLPVSRIRVALIAQMMLGRWSDSRWRARIAATLNEVRPAVLAHRLDAVRTVDATAALREIDLPMLYLRATRDRLVGADSLSTIQHARPRMRCVEIDAPHFILQACPSQAASAIGQWCDEAWPSTASDPPANAR from the coding sequence ATGCGCTGCCTCGTCCTGCCCGGCATGGACGGCATCGGCGCCTTGCTGGACGACTTCATCGCGGCGATGGCGCCGCGCTTCGACGCCGAGGTCATCGCCTACCCGCGCGATCGCGCGCTGGGTTACGCCGAACTCACGGCCTTCGTGCATCCGCGATTGCCGACCGACCGGCCCTATCTGCTGCTCGGCGAATCCTTCTCCGGGCTGGTGGCGATCGCGCTGGCCGCGCAACGGCCGCCGAACCTGGCCGGATTGGCGTTGTGCGCCTCGTTCGCGCGTTCGCCCCGGCCGCCGTGGTCGCCCTGGTTCGCGGCGAGGTTGCCGCGCTGGGCGACAACCTTGCCGGTGTCGCGCATTCGCGTCGCGCTGATCGCGCAGATGATGCTCGGCCGCTGGTCGGATTCGCGATGGCGCGCGCGCATCGCGGCGACATTGAACGAGGTGCGGCCCGCGGTGCTCGCGCATCGGCTCGATGCGGTCCGCACGGTCGACGCGACCGCCGCGCTGCGCGAGATCGATCTGCCGATGCTGTACCTGCGCGCGACCCGCGACCGCCTGGTCGGCGCCGACAGTCTGTCGACGATCCAGCATGCGCGGCCGCGCATGCGATGCGTCGAGATCGACGCGCCGCACTTCATCCTGCAAGCCTGCCCCAGCCAAGCCGCATCCGCGATAGGACAGTGGTGCGACGAGGCCTGGCCGTCGACCGCAAGCGACCCGCCGGCGAACGCCCGCTGA
- a CDS encoding L-serine ammonia-lyase, giving the protein MAVSSFDLFKIGIGPSSSHTVGPMRAAARFIERWLIEGCGSGEPGADLARTARVRAEVFGSLALTGRGHGTDKAVLMGLEGHWPNQIDPDIIPAALERIRKSKRINLFGRHEIGFDEKHDLIMNKRQKLPFHTNGMRFTAFDADGNVIATRDYYSVGGGFVVNQDEAAEDRIVADTTDQPYPFHSGDQLLAQAASSGLTIAEMMMANERVWRSDEQINAGLDEIWNAMQACVARGIRETGTLPGGLHVSRRAPALFAELSTKPEAAMRDPLTVLDWVNLYALAVNEENAAGGRVVTAPTNGAAGIIPSVLHYYDRFCPGANLQGVRNFLLTAAAVGILYKENASISGAEVGCQGEVGVACSMAAAGLVAALGGSTSQIENAAEIGMEHNLGLTCDPIGGLVQIPCIERNAMGAVKAINAYRMAMRGDGKHKVSLDKVIKTMRDTGRDMQDKYKETSRGGLAVNVIEC; this is encoded by the coding sequence GTGGCAGTCAGCAGTTTCGACCTGTTCAAGATCGGCATCGGCCCGAGTTCCTCGCACACCGTCGGCCCGATGCGCGCCGCCGCGCGCTTCATCGAGCGCTGGCTGATCGAAGGCTGCGGCAGCGGCGAACCCGGCGCCGACCTCGCCCGCACCGCGCGCGTGCGCGCCGAGGTGTTCGGCTCGCTGGCCCTGACCGGGCGCGGCCACGGCACCGACAAGGCGGTGCTGATGGGCCTGGAAGGCCATTGGCCGAACCAGATCGATCCCGACATCATCCCGGCCGCGCTCGAACGCATCCGCAAGAGCAAGCGCATCAACCTGTTCGGCCGCCACGAGATCGGCTTCGACGAGAAGCACGACCTGATCATGAACAAGCGGCAGAAACTGCCGTTCCACACCAACGGCATGCGCTTCACCGCGTTCGACGCCGACGGCAACGTGATCGCCACCCGCGACTACTACTCGGTCGGCGGCGGCTTCGTGGTCAACCAGGACGAAGCGGCCGAAGACCGCATCGTCGCCGACACCACCGATCAGCCGTATCCGTTCCATTCCGGCGACCAGTTGCTCGCGCAGGCCGCCAGCAGCGGCCTGACCATCGCCGAAATGATGATGGCCAACGAGCGCGTGTGGCGCAGCGACGAGCAGATCAACGCCGGCTTGGACGAAATCTGGAACGCGATGCAGGCCTGCGTGGCGCGCGGCATCCGCGAAACCGGCACCCTGCCCGGCGGCCTGCACGTGTCGCGGCGCGCGCCGGCCTTGTTCGCCGAGCTGTCGACCAAGCCCGAGGCGGCGATGCGCGATCCGCTGACCGTGCTCGACTGGGTCAATCTGTACGCGCTCGCGGTCAACGAAGAAAACGCCGCCGGCGGCCGCGTGGTCACCGCGCCGACCAATGGCGCGGCCGGCATCATTCCCTCGGTGCTGCATTACTACGACCGCTTCTGCCCCGGCGCCAATCTGCAGGGCGTGCGCAACTTCCTGCTGACCGCGGCCGCGGTCGGCATCCTGTACAAGGAAAACGCCTCGATCAGCGGCGCCGAAGTCGGCTGCCAGGGCGAAGTCGGCGTGGCCTGTTCGATGGCGGCGGCTGGCCTGGTCGCCGCGCTCGGCGGCAGCACCAGCCAGATCGAGAACGCCGCCGAGATCGGCATGGAACACAACCTCGGCCTGACCTGCGACCCGATCGGCGGCCTGGTGCAGATCCCCTGCATCGAGCGCAACGCGATGGGCGCGGTCAAGGCGATCAACGCCTACCGCATGGCGATGCGCGGCGACGGCAAGCACAAGGTCAGCCTGGACAAGGTGATCAAGACCATGCGCGACACCGGCCGCGACATGCAGGACAAGTACAAGGAAACCTCGCGCGGCGGCCTGGCGGTCAACGTCATCGAGTGCTGA
- a CDS encoding glutaredoxin family protein produces MLTLFQRDDCHLCDLALAVLAHARAPEFDSVFIDDDEALEARYGERVPVLRDEGRGVELDWPFDAGRVIDWLGAPGRD; encoded by the coding sequence GTGCTGACTTTGTTCCAACGCGACGACTGCCATCTGTGCGACCTGGCGCTGGCGGTGCTGGCGCATGCGCGGGCGCCGGAGTTCGACAGTGTGTTCATCGATGACGATGAGGCGCTGGAGGCGCGCTATGGGGAGCGGGTGCCGGTGTTGCGCGACGAGGGGCGCGGGGTGGAGCTGGATTGGCCGTTCGATGCGGGGCGGGTGATCGATTGGTTGGGCGCGCCCGGGCGCGACTGA
- a CDS encoding YceI family protein, with protein sequence MQIKSLALAAALFAVAAPAFAADYVQQTGSTLTFATKYQGEVFAGNFPGFTARLSFDPARVDTSKLDVVIPLAGANTKNAERDDTLKGADFFSIAKFPQARFTATKFRSLGGNNYAADGSLNLRGASKPVTLTFTWTPGDKPVLTGKATVKRLDFGVGAGEWADTSIIPNEVAVSTKVVFAPAK encoded by the coding sequence ATGCAGATTAAATCCCTCGCCCTGGCCGCCGCCCTGTTTGCCGTCGCCGCGCCCGCATTCGCCGCCGACTACGTGCAGCAGACCGGCTCGACCCTGACCTTCGCCACCAAGTACCAGGGCGAAGTGTTCGCCGGCAATTTCCCCGGCTTCACCGCGCGCCTGAGCTTCGACCCGGCGCGTGTGGACACCTCCAAGCTCGACGTGGTGATCCCGCTGGCCGGCGCCAACACCAAGAACGCCGAGCGCGACGACACCCTCAAGGGCGCGGATTTCTTCAGCATCGCCAAATTCCCGCAGGCGCGTTTCACCGCGACCAAGTTCCGCAGCCTGGGCGGCAACAACTACGCCGCCGACGGCAGCCTGAACCTGCGCGGCGCGAGCAAGCCGGTGACCTTGACCTTCACCTGGACCCCCGGCGACAAGCCGGTGCTGACCGGCAAGGCCACGGTCAAGCGCCTGGACTTCGGCGTGGGCGCCGGCGAGTGGGCCGACACCTCGATCATTCCGAACGAAGTGGCGGTAAGCACGAAGGTCGTGTTCGCGCCGGCGAAGTAA
- a CDS encoding YceI family protein, translating to MSAIRRRAIALTVLAALPSAAAAAELATYGFDPVHTRVMFAISHAGFSQALGTVSGSAGTLRFDRDDWRSAQLDVQVPLTRLDLGDAKWNKATLAANLLDGKRYPLARFVSERTQPVAGDPDRAEVCGQLTLHGVTKPLCMDVKLNQLKRHPLPPFHRTAGFSATARLSRAQFGIDAWKSVIGDEVELRIEAEAVRDKYVGATPAAAGAAPADDAGDTPPADAEPSTPQPADPGAAKPQPEPSR from the coding sequence ATGTCCGCCATCCGCCGCCGCGCCATCGCCCTGACCGTGCTCGCGGCCCTGCCGTCGGCGGCGGCCGCCGCGGAGCTGGCGACCTACGGTTTCGACCCGGTGCATACCCGGGTGATGTTCGCGATTTCCCATGCCGGTTTCTCGCAGGCGCTCGGCACCGTGTCCGGCAGCGCCGGCACCCTGCGCTTCGATCGCGACGACTGGCGCAGCGCGCAGCTGGACGTGCAGGTGCCGCTGACCCGGCTCGACCTGGGCGACGCGAAATGGAACAAGGCCACGCTCGCGGCCAACCTGCTCGACGGCAAGCGCTATCCGCTCGCGCGTTTCGTGTCCGAACGCACCCAGCCGGTCGCCGGCGATCCCGACCGCGCCGAGGTCTGCGGCCAACTGACCCTGCACGGCGTCACCAAGCCCTTGTGCATGGACGTCAAGCTCAACCAGCTCAAGCGCCATCCGCTGCCGCCGTTCCACCGCACCGCCGGCTTCTCCGCGACCGCGCGCCTGAGCCGCGCGCAGTTCGGCATCGACGCATGGAAATCGGTGATCGGCGACGAAGTCGAACTGCGCATCGAAGCCGAAGCGGTGCGCGACAAATACGTCGGCGCCACACCAGCCGCGGCCGGCGCCGCGCCCGCGGACGACGCCGGCGACACCCCGCCCGCCGACGCCGAACCCAGCACGCCCCAACCCGCCGACCCCGGCGCAGCCAAGCCCCAACCGGAGCCCAGCCGATGA